One part of the Streptomyces ferrugineus genome encodes these proteins:
- a CDS encoding beta-galactosidase, with amino-acid sequence MTNTSRLPRQVLFGAAYYAEYQRGPRVTEDFDRMAAAGFSVIRVGESVWSTWEPEDGRFDVDWLQPVLDHAHARGIRVILGTPTYAVPPWLARKYPEIAGETSSRERVGWGARQEVDFTHAAFRFHAERVIRVIMDRYADHPAVIGVQVDNEPGFHLLHNHGVFQRFVDHLRHRYKDVETLNEEWGLVYWSHRLSDWSDLWRPDGNAQPQYDLAWRRFQAEQTAEFIRWQADIVRGYTQPGQFVTTCIAYQLPAMDDELASRELDITSGNAYYGMQDALLLPQPHRPQRHWFTTGVPALHLTADRMYASRQAPFLVTETVASSINDSGHIKPAYDGQWRQAAWALVARGAQMIEYWQWNTLPFGAETYWGGVLPHSNIPGRAYREIAGLGAEFAAAGETLAGLTPHSDVVFLYSAASKWLMEKQPPLADADGAPDPRAYREIFDAFYQGAFDARLQARLVHDNQILDGAPGQESPDPAQFAAQHPLLVAAGTQVAERRLLDWLTAYAAAGGHLLLGPRTGYTDEEGRAREEAAPPVLCEPAGAGYGEYSNLDTDIPLTAGQDGGLLLPDDATATRWADGLVVTDAQVLAGYEHPHFQQFAAATTRPYGKGRITCVGTLPGPSFAKALFEWARPAAALWGDLPQSVTVNSATNNDGEKVHVLHNWAWEPQTVTVPVDLEDVLGDRKFRPGDIVELGPWDVVVTVEQ; translated from the coding sequence GTGACGAACACGTCGCGCCTGCCCCGCCAGGTCCTCTTCGGAGCGGCCTATTACGCCGAGTACCAGCGTGGCCCGCGCGTCACCGAGGACTTCGACCGGATGGCCGCAGCAGGATTCAGCGTCATCCGCGTCGGGGAATCCGTGTGGTCGACCTGGGAACCCGAAGACGGCCGCTTCGACGTCGACTGGCTGCAGCCGGTCCTCGACCACGCCCACGCCCGCGGCATCCGGGTCATCCTCGGAACACCCACCTACGCGGTGCCGCCGTGGCTCGCACGCAAGTACCCCGAGATCGCCGGCGAGACCTCCAGCCGCGAACGCGTCGGCTGGGGTGCACGCCAGGAGGTCGACTTCACCCATGCCGCCTTCCGCTTCCACGCCGAGCGCGTCATCCGCGTCATCATGGACCGCTACGCCGACCACCCCGCGGTCATCGGCGTCCAGGTGGACAACGAACCCGGGTTCCACCTGCTCCACAACCACGGTGTCTTCCAGCGCTTCGTCGACCACCTGCGCCACCGCTACAAGGACGTCGAGACCCTCAACGAGGAGTGGGGCCTCGTCTACTGGTCGCACCGCCTGTCCGACTGGTCCGACCTGTGGAGACCGGACGGCAACGCGCAACCGCAGTACGACCTGGCCTGGCGCAGGTTCCAGGCCGAGCAGACGGCCGAGTTCATCCGCTGGCAGGCCGACATCGTGCGCGGCTACACCCAGCCCGGCCAGTTCGTCACGACCTGCATCGCCTACCAACTCCCCGCCATGGACGACGAGTTGGCCTCACGCGAACTCGACATCACCTCCGGCAACGCCTACTACGGCATGCAGGACGCACTGCTGCTCCCGCAGCCGCACCGCCCTCAGCGGCACTGGTTCACCACAGGCGTGCCCGCCCTGCACCTGACAGCGGACCGCATGTACGCCTCCCGCCAGGCGCCCTTCCTGGTGACCGAGACGGTCGCCTCGTCGATCAACGACTCAGGACACATCAAGCCCGCCTACGACGGACAGTGGCGCCAGGCCGCCTGGGCACTGGTGGCGCGCGGCGCCCAGATGATCGAGTACTGGCAGTGGAACACCCTGCCCTTCGGTGCCGAGACATACTGGGGCGGCGTCCTCCCGCACAGCAATATCCCCGGCCGCGCCTACCGCGAGATAGCCGGGCTGGGAGCCGAGTTCGCCGCCGCCGGCGAGACACTGGCCGGCCTGACACCGCACAGCGACGTCGTCTTCCTGTACTCCGCTGCCAGCAAGTGGCTGATGGAGAAACAGCCGCCGCTGGCCGATGCGGACGGCGCTCCCGACCCGCGTGCCTACCGGGAGATATTCGACGCCTTCTACCAGGGGGCCTTCGACGCCCGGCTGCAGGCCCGGCTCGTCCACGACAACCAGATCCTCGACGGAGCCCCAGGTCAGGAAAGCCCGGATCCCGCACAGTTCGCCGCACAGCACCCGCTGCTCGTCGCCGCGGGTACGCAGGTGGCCGAGCGGCGCCTGCTCGACTGGCTCACCGCCTACGCCGCCGCCGGCGGACATCTCCTCCTGGGTCCGCGCACGGGTTACACCGACGAGGAGGGCCGTGCCCGGGAAGAGGCCGCGCCCCCGGTCCTGTGCGAACCCGCGGGCGCCGGCTACGGCGAGTACAGCAACCTCGACACGGACATCCCCCTGACCGCAGGCCAGGACGGCGGGCTGCTGCTGCCGGACGACGCCACGGCGACCCGCTGGGCCGACGGGCTGGTGGTCACCGACGCCCAGGTCCTGGCCGGCTACGAGCACCCGCACTTCCAGCAGTTCGCCGCTGCCACGACCCGGCCGTACGGCAAGGGACGCATCACCTGCGTGGGCACCCTGCCCGGCCCCTCCTTCGCCAAGGCCCTGTTCGAGTGGGCGCGCCCCGCAGCCGCGCTCTGGGGTGATCTGCCGCAGAGCGTCACCGTCAACAGCGCGACGAACAACGACGGCGAGAAAGTGCACGTCCTTCACAACTGGGCGTGGGAACCGCAGACGGTCACCGTGCCTGTCGACCTGGAAGACGTCCTCGGCGACCGCAAGTTCCGTCCCGGAGACATCGTCGAGCTGGGTCCGTGGGATGTCGTCGTCACCGTCGAGCAGTGA
- a CDS encoding LacI family DNA-binding transcriptional regulator: MSQKTVSRVMRGEPHVRPELREKVLRAAQQLRYRPNAAARSLTSGRTGRIGVVALGARLYGPSTLLVAAEAAARRLGYATIVAHTGEDDGHGLAGPIERLLEQGVDGIILPEDIDEGPIAVTIDVPVLTMGRFHGIAALRRVETAERADRSGYVATRHLIDLGHTEIRHVCGPDRWWAARDRADGWRSALTDAGLPVADPIEGDWTCEGGFAAGLRLAEDTAMTAVFVANDEMAIGVIRALHESGRRVPDDVSVVGMDDIPAARFLNPALTTIVQDLDAMAAEGVALLVEEIAAPTSTGRRMHLDEPTLAVRESTAPPR; encoded by the coding sequence GTGTCGCAGAAGACCGTGTCGCGCGTGATGAGGGGCGAGCCGCATGTCCGTCCCGAGCTGCGGGAGAAGGTGCTCCGCGCAGCCCAGCAGCTGCGTTACCGCCCCAACGCGGCGGCCCGCAGCCTGACGTCCGGCCGCACGGGCCGGATCGGCGTCGTCGCGCTCGGTGCCCGCCTGTACGGCCCCTCGACGCTCCTCGTCGCGGCGGAAGCGGCGGCACGTCGGCTGGGCTACGCGACCATCGTCGCGCACACCGGCGAGGACGACGGCCACGGTCTGGCCGGTCCGATCGAGCGGCTGCTGGAGCAGGGCGTCGACGGCATCATCCTGCCCGAGGACATCGACGAGGGGCCCATCGCGGTGACCATCGACGTGCCGGTGCTGACCATGGGGCGGTTCCACGGCATCGCGGCCCTACGCCGCGTCGAGACGGCGGAGCGCGCCGATCGCAGTGGCTATGTGGCGACCCGTCACCTCATCGATCTCGGTCACACGGAAATCCGCCACGTCTGCGGCCCCGACCGCTGGTGGGCCGCACGCGATCGTGCCGACGGCTGGCGCTCCGCGCTGACCGACGCCGGCCTGCCGGTGGCCGACCCGATCGAGGGCGACTGGACCTGCGAGGGCGGCTTCGCCGCAGGGCTCCGTCTCGCCGAGGACACGGCGATGACCGCCGTCTTCGTCGCCAACGACGAGATGGCCATCGGAGTGATCCGGGCCCTGCACGAAAGCGGCCGTCGCGTGCCGGACGACGTCAGTGTCGTGGGCATGGACGACATCCCCGCGGCGCGCTTCCTCAACCCCGCCCTCACCACCATCGTCCAGGACCTGGACGCCATGGCGGCCGAAGGCGTCGCGCTGCTGGTCGAGGAAATCGCCGCACCCACCTCCACCGGCCGCCGGATGCACCTCGATGAACCGACGCTCGCCGTCCGCGAGTCGACCGCACCGCCCCGGTGA
- a CDS encoding IS256 family transposase — protein sequence MALSQSELMRLLESLRRADGVEAIRVVCERILQELIEAEATEAIGAAPREHSQTRTTWRNGHRERLLTTQAGDLDLKIPKVRTGSFFPSLLERRRRIDRALFAVVMEAYVHGVSTRSVDDLVKALGADSGISKSEVSRICGELDEELTAFKERPLDHTVFPYVFLDATYCKARVNHRIASQAVVIATGISATGHREILGLMVGDSESKPFWTKFLRSLRARGLENVQLVISDSHSGLVAAIRTVFLGAAWQRCRVHFVRDVFSVIEKGSGEMVAATIRTIFAQTTGEQVRTQLDVVADMLGRQFPQVKKMLLDAATDITAFADFPPAHWKKIWSTNPLERLNREIKRRADVVQVFPNPAALDRLAAAVLAELHDEWQVFDRRYLSEASMAELFATKRTEPEPQITPQPEPKQLP from the coding sequence ATGGCCTTGTCCCAGTCTGAGCTGATGCGGCTGCTGGAGTCACTACGTCGGGCCGACGGAGTTGAAGCAATCAGGGTGGTGTGTGAGCGCATCCTGCAGGAACTCATCGAGGCCGAGGCGACTGAGGCCATTGGGGCTGCCCCGCGTGAGCACTCGCAGACGCGCACTACATGGCGCAACGGACACCGCGAGAGGCTGCTGACTACGCAGGCCGGCGATCTGGATCTGAAGATTCCCAAGGTGCGGACCGGGTCGTTCTTCCCCTCGCTGCTGGAGCGGCGCCGGCGCATTGACCGGGCGCTGTTCGCCGTGGTGATGGAGGCATACGTGCACGGGGTCTCGACCCGCTCGGTCGACGACCTGGTCAAAGCACTCGGTGCGGACAGCGGGATCTCCAAGTCCGAGGTCTCCCGGATCTGCGGCGAACTCGACGAGGAACTGACCGCGTTCAAGGAACGGCCACTGGATCACACCGTCTTCCCCTACGTCTTCCTGGACGCGACCTACTGCAAGGCGAGGGTCAACCATCGGATCGCCTCGCAGGCCGTGGTCATCGCGACCGGGATCTCCGCCACCGGGCACCGCGAGATTCTCGGCCTGATGGTCGGCGACAGCGAGTCGAAGCCGTTCTGGACGAAGTTCCTGCGGTCCTTACGCGCCCGTGGCCTGGAGAACGTCCAGCTGGTGATCTCCGACAGCCACAGCGGTCTGGTGGCCGCGATCCGCACGGTCTTCCTCGGCGCGGCCTGGCAAAGGTGCCGAGTTCACTTCGTCCGCGACGTCTTCAGCGTGATCGAGAAGGGCTCAGGGGAGATGGTCGCTGCCACCATCCGCACCATCTTCGCGCAGACCACCGGCGAGCAGGTGCGCACCCAGCTGGACGTGGTGGCCGACATGCTCGGACGGCAGTTCCCGCAGGTCAAGAAGATGCTGCTGGATGCGGCGACGGACATCACCGCGTTCGCGGACTTCCCGCCGGCGCACTGGAAGAAGATCTGGTCGACCAACCCGCTGGAGCGGCTGAACCGGGAGATCAAACGACGGGCCGACGTCGTCCAGGTCTTCCCCAACCCCGCCGCCCTGGACCGACTCGCCGCCGCGGTCCTGGCCGAACTCCACGACGAATGGCAGGTCTTCGACCGCCGCTACCTCTCCGAAGCCTCCATGGCCGAGCTCTTCGCCACCAAACGAACCGAACCCGAACCGCAGATCACCCCACAACCGGAACCGAAACAACTGCCGTGA
- a CDS encoding ABC transporter substrate-binding protein: MTIALALTACSPSGGGGSGAKSSKPVTQAEIDKAMNTPTSLTFWSWVPDIQDEIDLFEKKYPKIKVNLVNQGDANAQYVKLRAAVKAGKGVPDVAQIGYDYLPSFTQTKSLLDLTPYGADKVASEFVPGVWSQVTQNGSIWAVPQDSGPMGTLYRTDIFGKAGVSAPTTWGEFATAAQAVKKKTGAYITNIPGNDMPQTLGFFSQAGARPFGYDGKETVSIDVDNATTQRVVGYWQDLIQKDLVATDPDFTDAWYQGLSRGKYATWLTAAWGPTFLAGSAKNTSGKWRAAVLPQWKAGENVAANWGGSSDAVMAATSHPIQAYELAKFINSDPSSTIKLANEQSLYPTTTATLSNPEFTDAKSDFYGGQQVNKFFAGVSKTVPQNQKYVPFQDYVNSSYNDTLGKAIAEHGDLKSALSAWQKKLVSYAEQQGFSVK; encoded by the coding sequence GTGACGATCGCCCTGGCACTCACCGCATGCAGCCCCTCCGGCGGTGGGGGCTCCGGAGCCAAGTCGTCCAAGCCGGTTACTCAGGCAGAGATCGACAAGGCGATGAACACGCCGACGTCCCTCACCTTCTGGTCATGGGTGCCCGACATCCAGGACGAGATCGACCTGTTCGAGAAGAAGTATCCGAAGATCAAGGTCAACCTCGTCAACCAGGGAGACGCCAACGCCCAGTACGTGAAGCTGCGTGCGGCGGTCAAGGCTGGCAAGGGGGTTCCGGACGTCGCGCAGATCGGCTACGACTACCTGCCGTCCTTCACCCAGACCAAGAGCCTCCTGGACCTGACCCCCTACGGCGCGGACAAGGTCGCCTCCGAATTCGTTCCGGGCGTCTGGAGCCAGGTGACGCAGAACGGCAGCATCTGGGCCGTCCCGCAGGACTCCGGTCCCATGGGGACCCTGTACCGCACCGACATCTTCGGCAAGGCGGGCGTGAGCGCCCCCACCACCTGGGGCGAGTTCGCCACCGCCGCGCAGGCGGTCAAGAAGAAGACCGGCGCGTACATCACCAACATCCCGGGCAACGACATGCCGCAGACGCTCGGCTTCTTCTCCCAGGCCGGCGCCAGGCCCTTCGGCTACGACGGCAAGGAGACGGTCAGTATCGACGTCGACAACGCCACCACGCAGAGGGTCGTCGGCTACTGGCAGGATCTGATCCAGAAGGATCTCGTCGCCACTGACCCGGACTTCACCGACGCCTGGTACCAGGGCCTGTCACGCGGCAAGTACGCGACCTGGCTGACGGCCGCCTGGGGCCCGACCTTCCTGGCGGGCAGCGCGAAGAACACGAGCGGCAAGTGGCGGGCCGCGGTCCTGCCGCAGTGGAAGGCCGGGGAGAACGTCGCGGCGAACTGGGGCGGTTCGTCGGACGCGGTGATGGCCGCCACCTCACACCCGATCCAGGCTTACGAGCTGGCGAAGTTCATCAACAGCGACCCGTCTTCCACGATCAAGCTGGCCAACGAGCAGTCGCTGTACCCGACGACGACAGCCACCCTGTCCAACCCCGAGTTCACGGACGCGAAATCCGATTTCTACGGCGGCCAGCAGGTCAACAAGTTCTTCGCCGGCGTCTCCAAGACCGTCCCGCAGAACCAGAAGTACGTGCCGTTCCAGGATTACGTGAACTCCTCGTACAACGACACGCTGGGCAAGGCGATCGCCGAACACGGCGACCTGAAGTCGGCCCTGAGCGCCTGGCAGAAGAAGCTGGTCAGCTACGCCGAGCAGCAGGGATTCAGCGTCAAGTAA
- a CDS encoding carbohydrate ABC transporter permease, whose translation MTAEAPRRMAPSALTARRRRGIHAGQTRTAWLLTLPFLLVFAAFFTVPLVYSAYLSLFTSQLVGGEVFSGLDNYTRALHDPNFWDGLRRVALFLCVQMPIMLAASVFIALALDSRRVRGSKVVRMLIFVPYAVPSVVATLMWGYLYGKDFGLVTQLFHAVGLDAPNLLAPGKILGSTMNIVCWEFIGYNMIVLYAALRSVPDDLYEAAEIDGAGQWRIAWSIKLPALRPALLLTIIFSIIGSFQLFNEPNLLFNIAPNAIGSDFTPNLYAYNLAFRNQENNYAAAIAFLLGFVIMIVSFVVQGIINRKERRA comes from the coding sequence ATGACCGCCGAAGCACCGCGCCGCATGGCGCCCTCCGCCCTGACCGCCCGTCGACGCCGGGGCATCCACGCCGGCCAGACCAGGACCGCGTGGCTCCTGACCCTGCCCTTCCTCCTGGTCTTCGCCGCGTTCTTCACTGTCCCGCTGGTCTACTCGGCCTACCTCAGCCTTTTCACCTCGCAGCTGGTGGGCGGTGAGGTCTTCAGCGGCCTGGACAACTACACCCGGGCACTGCACGATCCGAACTTCTGGGACGGCCTGCGCCGCGTGGCCCTGTTCCTGTGCGTCCAGATGCCGATCATGCTGGCCGCCTCCGTCTTCATCGCGCTCGCCCTGGACAGTCGGCGTGTGCGCGGCAGCAAGGTCGTGCGCATGCTGATCTTCGTGCCCTACGCCGTGCCCAGCGTGGTGGCCACCCTCATGTGGGGATACCTCTACGGCAAGGACTTCGGCCTGGTCACCCAGCTCTTCCACGCCGTCGGCCTGGACGCCCCGAACCTGCTGGCACCCGGCAAGATCCTCGGCTCGACGATGAACATCGTGTGCTGGGAGTTCATCGGCTACAACATGATCGTTCTCTACGCCGCCCTGCGCTCGGTGCCCGACGACCTCTACGAAGCAGCCGAGATCGACGGAGCCGGCCAATGGCGCATCGCCTGGAGCATCAAGCTGCCGGCCCTGCGTCCGGCGCTCCTGCTGACGATCATCTTCTCGATCATCGGCTCCTTCCAGCTCTTCAACGAACCCAACCTGCTGTTCAACATCGCCCCGAACGCGATCGGCAGCGACTTCACCCCGAACCTCTACGCGTACAACCTGGCCTTCCGTAACCAGGAGAACAACTACGCCGCCGCCATCGCCTTCCTGCTGGGCTTCGTCATCATGATCGTTTCCTTCGTCGTCCAGGGCATCATCAACCGGAAGGAGCGCCGAGCATGA
- a CDS encoding carbohydrate ABC transporter permease, producing MTAPPLSKEAARAPVHTTRAVGRRRRPVERDKRRSNVLTVIIWLTVIYFIVPLLWLVISSTKDNANLFTSFGLSFGDSFELFDNLGSLFTFQDGIFSRWLINTAVYAVVGSVGAAALSTMAGYALAKYRFPGSRAVFNIVLGSIMVPLTALALPTYLLFAASGLTDTVWAVILPSLVSPFGVYLMRVYAADAVDDSILEAARIDGASEFRIFRTISLKLLTPGIVTVVLFQLVATWNNYFLPLIMLNSPRLFPVTVGLAQWQSAASAGGGAQVLFSTVITGAFVSILPLMIAFLFLQRYWQSGLATGGVKG from the coding sequence ATGACCGCGCCTCCCTTGAGCAAAGAGGCGGCACGCGCCCCTGTGCACACCACCCGTGCAGTCGGCCGCAGACGCCGCCCCGTCGAGCGCGACAAGCGGCGCAGCAATGTACTGACCGTCATCATCTGGCTCACGGTGATCTACTTCATCGTCCCGCTGCTGTGGCTCGTGATATCCAGCACGAAGGACAACGCCAACCTCTTCACCAGTTTCGGCCTCTCGTTCGGCGACTCCTTCGAACTCTTCGACAATCTCGGCTCCCTGTTCACTTTCCAGGACGGCATCTTCAGCCGATGGCTGATCAACACAGCGGTGTACGCCGTCGTCGGATCGGTCGGGGCCGCTGCCCTCTCCACCATGGCGGGATACGCTCTGGCCAAGTACCGCTTCCCCGGTTCCAGAGCCGTGTTCAACATCGTCCTCGGCTCCATCATGGTGCCGCTGACCGCGCTGGCCCTGCCCACCTACCTGCTCTTCGCGGCGTCCGGCCTGACCGACACCGTCTGGGCGGTCATCCTGCCCTCACTGGTGAGCCCCTTCGGCGTGTATCTCATGCGCGTCTACGCGGCCGACGCCGTCGACGACAGCATCCTGGAGGCCGCCCGCATCGACGGCGCCAGTGAGTTCCGGATCTTCCGCACGATCTCGCTGAAGCTGCTGACTCCCGGCATCGTCACCGTTGTTCTTTTTCAGCTGGTGGCCACCTGGAACAACTACTTCCTGCCGCTGATCATGCTCAACTCTCCCAGGCTGTTCCCGGTCACCGTCGGCCTGGCGCAGTGGCAGAGCGCGGCCTCCGCCGGCGGCGGAGCCCAGGTGCTCTTCTCCACGGTCATCACCGGAGCATTCGTCTCCATCCTTCCCCTGATGATCGCCTTCCTTTTCCTGCAGCGCTACTGGCAATCCGGGCTCGCCACCGGAGGAGTCAAGGGATGA
- a CDS encoding beta-N-acetylhexosaminidase, whose amino-acid sequence MHEKKLTPITRRTFVGAAAVLGGLAVTPLATTPAQASAPDATADPSRPQTIPALREWHGQSGSYRLGPAGQIIVRSKDARRLSGVAQTFAADLQADSKDVGRVSVTDRPAHKCDIVLQLGSTDPELGAEGYLLEVGDHITVTARTAKGAFYGTRTLLQLFRQESDIPAGVARDWPRYAERGLMVDIARMHFSYEWLADRIRDMAYLKLNLLHLHFTDDEGWRIESRLGVQSTPSLTKQQVRDLLALAARYHVTVVPEIDMPAHTGALLAHYPQYQLRDAAGVAAHGKIDYSIPGARRLLREVVSEYLELFPGPYWHMGADEYIVTAEYANYPQLVAYAQQRFGPQAIGKDGVRGLVNDMHDLVREQGRTMRVWNDLFSQEGVVTLDKDLVVDWWTDLFYPQQPISPDPPQTLLAAGYRINNRGFFPTYDFPQGPPAQPSMPWTYENWAVDSFHGYAYGGDHPTSGFHTVDPNAPANRGSAINLWNSGGSWTESEAAESIYPRLRVMAQKTWESPVLVTGYDGFQSVIAAVGAAPGN is encoded by the coding sequence ATGCACGAAAAGAAGTTGACCCCTATTACGCGCCGCACGTTCGTCGGCGCCGCCGCAGTACTGGGCGGCCTGGCTGTCACACCCCTCGCGACCACGCCGGCCCAAGCGTCTGCTCCGGACGCGACTGCTGACCCGAGCCGGCCGCAGACCATTCCGGCCCTGCGTGAATGGCATGGCCAGAGCGGCTCGTACCGTCTCGGCCCCGCCGGCCAGATCATCGTGCGCAGCAAGGACGCGCGACGGCTTTCCGGTGTGGCGCAGACCTTCGCTGCCGACCTGCAAGCCGACTCCAAGGACGTGGGGCGCGTCTCCGTCACCGATCGCCCGGCGCACAAGTGCGACATCGTCCTGCAACTGGGCTCCACCGACCCGGAACTCGGAGCCGAAGGCTACCTGCTCGAGGTCGGCGACCACATCACCGTGACCGCCCGCACCGCGAAGGGCGCCTTCTACGGCACCCGCACGCTCCTGCAGCTGTTCCGGCAGGAGTCGGACATCCCGGCCGGTGTGGCGAGAGACTGGCCCCGCTATGCCGAACGCGGCCTCATGGTGGACATCGCTCGTATGCATTTCTCCTACGAGTGGCTGGCCGACCGGATTCGCGACATGGCCTACCTGAAGCTCAACCTCCTCCATCTGCACTTCACCGATGACGAAGGCTGGCGTATCGAGAGCCGCCTGGGCGTGCAGTCCACGCCCAGTCTCACCAAGCAGCAGGTCCGCGACCTGCTCGCCCTGGCCGCGCGGTACCACGTCACCGTGGTGCCCGAGATCGACATGCCTGCCCACACGGGCGCCCTGCTGGCGCACTATCCGCAGTACCAGCTCAGAGATGCCGCGGGCGTTGCCGCGCACGGCAAGATCGACTACTCCATTCCCGGCGCCCGCCGCCTCCTGCGCGAGGTCGTCAGCGAATACCTGGAGCTGTTCCCCGGCCCCTACTGGCACATGGGCGCGGACGAGTACATCGTCACCGCCGAATACGCCAACTACCCACAGCTTGTCGCGTACGCGCAGCAGAGATTCGGGCCGCAGGCGATCGGCAAGGACGGGGTACGCGGCCTGGTCAACGACATGCACGACCTCGTGCGCGAGCAGGGCCGGACCATGCGTGTCTGGAACGACCTCTTCAGCCAGGAGGGAGTTGTCACGCTGGACAAGGATCTCGTCGTCGACTGGTGGACGGACCTGTTCTACCCGCAACAGCCGATCTCGCCCGACCCGCCACAGACCCTGCTGGCCGCGGGATACCGCATCAACAACCGCGGGTTCTTCCCCACCTACGATTTCCCGCAGGGGCCGCCGGCACAGCCGTCCATGCCGTGGACCTACGAGAACTGGGCGGTGGACTCCTTCCACGGATACGCCTACGGCGGCGATCACCCGACCTCGGGCTTCCACACCGTGGATCCGAACGCGCCGGCGAACCGCGGTTCAGCCATCAACCTCTGGAACAGCGGCGGAAGCTGGACCGAGAGCGAGGCCGCCGAATCGATCTATCCGCGCCTGCGCGTCATGGCGCAGAAGACCTGGGAGTCACCCGTCCTCGTCACCGGCTACGACGGCTTCCAGAGCGTCATCGCCGCAGTCGGAGCGGCGCCCGGCAACTGA